The genomic region GGGTTAAAGGAGGTGTGCCATGAATTTGGCTGAGTTGGCCGAACACTCGGCCAGGCGTCGGGGTGAACGGATGGTTCTGGATTTTGAGGGCGAACGATTTACAAACTTACAATTCCTCGATTGGGCCCGGCGCTTACAGCGGGGGTTTTCCAACCTCGGCCTTATGCGGGGAGAAATAGCGGTGCTTTACATGGCCAACCATCCTCTGACCTACCCCGTCTTTCAAGGTATTTTTCGCACCGGTGCTCTCGCTATCCCGGTCATGTTTATGATAGCGGCCCCTGAACTGCGCTATGTCCTCAGCGACTCCGGGGCCCAGGGAGTCGTCACTGACCAGGCCAATGTCGCAAAAGTCCGGGAGGCCGCTCAAGGACTGGATCACATTCGCTGGATAGTGGTTCAGGGAGGTGATGAGCATCCAGAAGCCTCACCGCCTGAGTACCGCCTCGAAACCTTTTTAAGTAATGAACCACAAAAAAGCCTTCCGCAGATCAACGAGGATGACGTGGCCCTGATGCTCTACACCGCGGGAACGACAGGGAAGCCTAAAGGCGTTATGCTGACCCATGCCAATCTCTTTGCTTCGGCCGAAGCGGCTAACGAGGCCGCGGAGCTGGATCAGTGGGAGGGCTCATATATCGGGATGAGGGTCGTTTTGGCCGCATCAGCGACCGAAGACGATGC from Deltaproteobacteria bacterium harbors:
- a CDS encoding AMP-binding protein is translated as MNLAELAEHSARRRGERMVLDFEGERFTNLQFLDWARRLQRGFSNLGLMRGEIAVLYMANHPLTYPVFQGIFRTGALAIPVMFMIAAPELRYVLSDSGAQGVVTDQANVAKVREAAQGLDHIRWIVVQGGDEHPEASPPEYRLETFLSNEPQKSLPQINEDDVALMLYTAGTTGKPKGVMLTHANLFASAEAANEAAELDQWEGSYIGMRVVLAASATEDDAGRLCRIGHWLDTKSSGNMFTR